The following are encoded in a window of Streptomyces sp. 11x1 genomic DNA:
- a CDS encoding (2Fe-2S)-binding protein, whose product MPQSAPAPAPTSRRSPVAAAYARLAEVLPMISVTELSLADPLPEGEGWVSAAGLAAAGAELDAFLAWDEAQILRDHGRKGRPDVVAAFGLHRYSWYACLLFTVPWFLQRRVPRFPAEHVAFQREQSRLVVRGETFSCLPDDPAAGDPGARVVADEEALRAEVRAAFAAHIEPVLGGFGPRMRRRGRALWGMATDEVVEGIWYVAELLGPGEQERCRRELELLLPGATRPYVGAAGFRELTGPGGESLPTRDRASCCMFYTLAPEDTCVTCPRTCESERTSKLAAAVTG is encoded by the coding sequence ATGCCCCAGTCAGCACCGGCACCGGCACCCACTTCACGCAGGTCGCCCGTGGCGGCGGCGTACGCACGTCTCGCCGAGGTCCTGCCCATGATCAGCGTGACAGAACTCTCCCTCGCCGATCCATTGCCCGAGGGCGAGGGGTGGGTCTCCGCCGCCGGACTCGCGGCGGCGGGAGCCGAGCTGGACGCGTTCCTGGCGTGGGACGAGGCCCAGATACTCCGGGACCACGGCCGAAAGGGCCGCCCGGACGTGGTGGCGGCCTTCGGACTGCACCGCTATTCCTGGTACGCATGCCTGCTCTTCACGGTCCCCTGGTTCCTCCAGCGCCGGGTGCCGCGCTTCCCCGCCGAGCACGTGGCGTTCCAGCGCGAGCAGAGCCGGCTGGTGGTGCGCGGTGAAACGTTCAGCTGCCTGCCGGACGATCCGGCGGCCGGTGACCCCGGCGCCCGGGTGGTCGCGGACGAGGAGGCACTGCGGGCCGAGGTGCGCGCCGCGTTCGCCGCGCACATAGAACCGGTCCTCGGCGGCTTCGGTCCACGGATGCGGCGGCGCGGGCGCGCGCTGTGGGGCATGGCGACCGACGAGGTCGTCGAGGGCATCTGGTACGTCGCCGAACTCCTCGGCCCCGGCGAGCAGGAGCGCTGCCGCCGCGAGCTGGAACTGCTGCTCCCCGGCGCGACCCGGCCGTACGTGGGCGCCGCGGGCTTCCGTGAACTGACCGGTCCGGGCGGCGAGTCGCTGCCCACCCGGGACCGGGCGAGCTGCTGCATGTTCTACACGCTGGCCCCGGAGGACACCTGCGTCACCTGCCCGCGCACCTGCGAGTCGGAGCGGACCTCCAAACTGGCGGCCGCCGTCACCGGTTGA
- a CDS encoding DUF2637 domain-containing protein gives MRLTDISLNWLLPGAVLLLGMLAAVAVLARGKRSGEHAKTEDSWERSEERRRRKEALYGTASYILLFCCAAVAAALSFRGLVGFGEQNLGLTDGWQYLVPFGLDGAAMFCSVLAVREASHGDAALGSRILVWTFAGAAAWFNWVHAPRGLGHDGAPQFFAGMSLSAAVLFDRALKQTRRAALREQGLVPRPLPQIRVVRWLRAPRETYRAWSLMLLEGVRSLDEAVDEVREDKRIKEETRTRKREQERLERAHLKAISRGHRGLPGRGGGGGGGGGRQVDTTVERVPAAQVASDSAISTPEQLPVRTRPSLQPVRNGADKSITVDLTAEDDTMALPRLDSLERKLKDLEQQFG, from the coding sequence ATGAGATTGACCGACATATCGCTGAACTGGCTGCTTCCGGGCGCCGTACTGCTCCTGGGCATGCTGGCGGCGGTTGCGGTGCTCGCGCGCGGCAAGCGCTCCGGGGAGCACGCCAAGACAGAGGATTCGTGGGAACGCAGCGAGGAGCGCCGCCGGCGCAAGGAGGCCCTCTACGGCACCGCCTCCTACATCCTCCTCTTCTGCTGTGCCGCGGTCGCCGCCGCGCTCTCCTTCCGCGGCCTGGTCGGCTTCGGTGAGCAGAACCTGGGCCTGACCGACGGGTGGCAGTACCTGGTTCCGTTCGGCCTGGACGGTGCCGCCATGTTCTGCTCGGTCCTCGCGGTGCGCGAGGCCAGCCACGGTGACGCCGCCCTCGGTTCCCGCATACTCGTGTGGACGTTCGCCGGTGCGGCCGCCTGGTTCAACTGGGTGCACGCGCCCAGGGGTCTCGGCCACGACGGCGCCCCGCAGTTCTTCGCCGGCATGTCCCTGTCTGCCGCGGTGCTCTTCGACCGCGCGCTGAAGCAGACCCGCCGTGCCGCGCTGCGCGAGCAGGGCCTCGTACCGCGTCCGCTGCCCCAGATCCGTGTCGTGCGCTGGCTGCGGGCCCCGCGTGAGACGTACAGGGCGTGGTCGCTGATGCTCCTGGAGGGCGTGCGCAGCCTCGACGAGGCCGTGGACGAGGTGCGCGAGGACAAGCGGATCAAGGAAGAGACCAGGACGCGCAAGCGCGAGCAGGAGCGTCTGGAGCGCGCCCACCTCAAGGCGATCAGCCGGGGCCACCGGGGTCTGCCCGGTCGTGGCGGCGGCGGTGGCGGCGGTGGCGGACGCCAGGTCGACACCACGGTGGAGCGTGTCCCGGCGGCCCAGGTGGCCTCGGACTCCGCCATATCCACGCCCGAGCAACTGCCCGTGCGTACGCGTCCCTCCCTCCAGCCGGTCCGCAACGGCGCTGACAAGTCGATCACGGTCGACCTCACCGCGGAGGACGACACCATGGCCCTGCCGCGGCTCGACTCCCTGGAGCGCAAGCTCAAGGACCTGGAGCAGCAGTTCGGCTGA
- a CDS encoding ATP-binding protein, with translation MKRQARGGGPTAAGAFSAEVEETVGDAADKAGAEQLRHRLGRADLRAVPEARRALRELLRQWGRPGKSEIAELLTSELVTNAIIHTDHDAVLTATVSSDGLHVEVRDFVGRRPRPRVPPADDSTNGRGLLLVQSLADAWGVRAHGVGKAVWFDLDGGLT, from the coding sequence ATGAAGAGGCAGGCGCGAGGGGGCGGTCCCACGGCGGCAGGGGCCTTCTCGGCAGAGGTGGAGGAGACGGTCGGCGACGCGGCGGACAAGGCCGGCGCCGAACAGCTCAGGCACAGACTCGGGCGGGCCGACCTGAGGGCGGTGCCCGAGGCCCGCAGGGCACTGCGGGAACTGCTGCGGCAATGGGGGCGGCCGGGAAAATCGGAGATAGCGGAGCTGCTGACGAGCGAGCTGGTCACCAACGCGATCATCCACACCGACCATGACGCGGTGCTGACCGCGACCGTCTCGTCCGACGGACTGCACGTGGAGGTACGGGACTTCGTGGGACGCAGGCCTAGGCCGAGGGTGCCGCCCGCCGACGACAGCACGAACGGCCGCGGCCTTCTTCTCGTCCAGTCCCTCGCCGACGCCTGGGGCGTCCGGGCGCACGGGGTGGGCAAGGCGGTGTGGTTCGACCTCGACGGCGGGCTGACCTGA